From Nicotiana tabacum cultivar K326 chromosome 22, ASM71507v2, whole genome shotgun sequence, one genomic window encodes:
- the LOC107787108 gene encoding putative RNA helicase SDE3, giving the protein MGSVADKSDDEYSVITDKGDIGFVDFDRYKSACSYNPNGESEIVVISVPFPLIGGKPKSGIVGETIVDSITIENTTNDSLELWSIKIYDSKPEDSFTLSLMKPPTPCSDVQYIQEFMESFSLEDRMLRPSQTLTVWLSCKPKEIGLHTSAVHINVGDETIERLVFVLAEDKVSQSLASSRPYYRDRKKKAPAIDVFAPNAFVVGSRPTRARNQGFRYRLSSYPIPGDIREIIEKKQFPDAIGEGLRRDNYIVYFRILLNIEEIKMEEDMRDYDMESVTMKRRGPQYLSLDVPGLAERRPSLVYGDYIFARIATADASETTPYQGYIHRVEAEEVYLKFDKEFHINHVAGNLYNVQFAFNRTSVRRLHQAIEATESLNGEIFFPSGISRARHIQAARLAPISCMLNKEQTTAVEKILGCKGGAPYVIHGPPGTGKTRTLIEAILQLHVTRKDARVLVCAPSNSAADHILEKLVSQQNVEVKDHEIFRLNALTRPLDDVNPSHIRFCNVEVDAFKCPLLRDLRRYRIIISTYASASLLYAEGIKRGHFSHIFLDEAGQASEPETMVPLSHLLRNETVVVLAGDPLQLGPIVFSKDAENYGLGTSYMERLFECQLYGDLNENYATRLVRNYRCHPAILQLPSEMFYGGELIACKEDDKASAQTWVDLLPNKEFPLLFIGIQGCDEREGNNPSWFNRIEASKVVEIIRDLIENKGLKEEDIGVITPYRQQVQKIRKALESFDWANVKVGSVEQFQGQEREVIIISTVRSTVTHNDFDRIHYLGFLSNPRRFNVAATRARSLLVVIGNPHIICKDPYWNKLLWYCADNGSYKGCFLPERLEILEEDSGRANNWCDDEAQENNWDCKGAQANDWDCEGAQANDWDCEGAQAKSLDCEGAQAKSLDCEGAQANNWDCEGAEAKSWDCEGAQANNWDYDKAKNCNDGGTCENEGKQSLQPSPEVQCGTVHQSEYIPDPVMDEAEWSDGWK; this is encoded by the exons ATGGGCTCAGTTGCTGATAAGTCGGATGATGAATATTCAGTAATTACTGATAAAGGAGACATCGGATTCGTTGACTTTGACAGATATAAATCAGCTTGTAGCTACAATCCAAATGGAGAGAGCGAGATAGTTGTTATATCTGTTCCATTTCCACTGATAGGGGGAAAACCTAAATCAGGAATTGTTGGTGAAACTATTGTCGATTCAATCACAATAGagaataccactaatgattcgcTGGAGCTCTGGTCAATTAAGATTTATGACTCGAAACCTGAGGATTCGTTCACGTTATCTCTGATGAAACCTCCAACTCCATGTTCCGACGTGCAATATATTCAAGAATTCATGGAGTCCTTTAGCTTAGAGGATAGAATGCTACGACCAAGTCAGACACTAACAGTGTGGTTGTCTTGTAAACCGAAAGAAATTGGGTTGCACACATCAGCTGTGCATATCAATGTGGGTGATGAGACCATCGAAAGATTGGTTTTTGTCCTGGCTGAGGATAAGGTCTCGCAGTCACTGGCTTCGAGCAGGCCATACTACAGAGACAGAAAGAAGAAAGCACCAGCAATAGATGTTTTTGCTCCTAATGCATTCGTTGTGGGTTCTCGGCCTACAAGGGCTCGAAATCAAGGATTCAGATACAGGCTTTCTTCATATCCCATTCCTGGGGATATAAGGGAAATCATAGAGAAGAAACAGTTTCCTGATGCTATTGGAGAAGGTTTAAGAAGAGATAATTACATTgtttattttagaattttactaaatattgaagaaatcaagatggag GAAGACATGAGGGACTATGATATGGAGTCCGTCACCATGAAGCGAAGGGGACCTCAGTATTTGTCCCTTGATGTCCCGGGGCTAGCTGAGAGGAGGCCGTCACTTGTTTATGGGGATTATATCTTTGCAAGGATAGCTACTGCCGATGCAAGTGAGACCACCCCTTATCAG GGTTATATCCACCGAGTTGAGGCGGAAGAAGTGTATTTGAAGTTTGATAAAGAATTCCACATCAACCATGTTGCTGGAAATCTTTATAATGTGCAGTTTGCATTCAATCGTACGAGTGTGCGGAGGTTACACCAAGCCATTGAAGCTACAGAAAGCTTAAATGGAGAAATTTTCTTTCCATCTGGCATATCCAGAGCGAGACATATACAAGCTGCCAGACTGGCACCTATTTCATGTATGCTTAACAAGGAGCAGACGACTGCAGTTGAAAAGATCCTTGGGTGCAAAGGCGGAGCTCCGTACGTTATCCATGGGCCTCCTGGTACAGGCAAAACAAGGACTCTTATAGAAGCTATTCTCCAGCTACACGTTACGAGGAAAGATGCTCGTGTTCTCGTCTGCGCACCTTCAAATAGTGCTGCAGACCATATACTTGAGAAACTTGTCAGTCAGCAGAATGTTGAAGTGAAGGACCATGAGATTTTTAGGCTGAATGCACTCACACGTCCTCTAGACGACGTGAATCCTAGTCACATTCGCTTTTGCAATGTTGAAGTTGATGCCTTCAAGTGTCCTCTTCTCAGGGACCTTAGAAGATATAGGATTATCATATCTACATATGCTAGTGCATCTCTTCTTTATGCTGAAGGTATTAAACGGGGACATTTCTCTCACATTTTCTTGGATGAGGCAGGACAGGCATCGGAGCCTGAAACCATGGTTCCTCTGTCGCATCTTTTAAGGAACGAGACAGTAGTTGTACTTGCTGGTGATCCACTGCAACTTGGTCCCATAGTTTTTTCAAAAGATGCTGAAAATTATGGATTGGGGACATCATATATGGAAAGGTTATTTGAATGCCAGTTATATGGTGATCTCAACGAAAATTATGCTACCAGACTAGTAAGAAACTATCGGTGTCATCCAGCAATTCTGCAGCTTCCCTCAGAAATGTTTTATGGAGGAGAGTTGATCGCATGTAAAGAAGATGATAAAGCTTCTGCTCAGACTTGGGTGGACCTGCTTCCAAACAAGGAATTTCCGTTGCTTTTCATCGGCATCCAAGGTTGTGATGAAAGGGAAGGAAACAACCCATCATGGTTCAATAGGATTGAGGCAAGCAAGGTAGTAGAGATCATAAGGGATCTGATAGAGAACAAAGGTCTGAAAGAGGAAGATATTGGGGTGATAACACCTTACAGGCAACAAGTACAGAAAATAAGAAAAGCCCTTGAGAGTTTCGATTGGGCTAATGTAAAGGTCGGTAGTGTTGAGCAATTCCAAGGTCAGGAGAgagaagttattattatctcgaCCGTCCGATCAACTGTAACACACAATGATTTTGATAGAATCCACTATTTAGGATTTTTAAGCAATCCAAGAAGGTTTAATGTTGCTGCTACAAGAGCCAGATCGTTGCTTGTAGTTATTGGGAATCCACATATCATCTGCAAG GACCCCTACTGGAACAAGCTTTTATGGTATTGTGCAGATAATGGCTCCTATAAGGGCTGCTTCTTACCTGAAAGACTGGAGATCCTTGAAGAGGATTCTGGACGAGCAAATAATTGGTGTGATGACGAGGCTCAAGAAAATAACTGGGACTGCAAAGGGGCACAAGCTAACGATTGGGACTGCGAAGGGGCACAAGCTAACGATTGGGACTGCGAAGGAGCACAAGCTAAAAGTTTGGATTGCGAAGGGGCACAAGCTAAAAGTTTGGATTGCGAAGGGGCACAAGCTAACAATTGGGACTGTGAAGGAGCAGAAGCTAAAAGTTGGGACTGTGAAGGGGCTCAAGCTAACAATTGGGATTATGACAAAGCCAAGAATTGTAACGACGGAGGCACCTGTGAAAATGAAGGGAAACAGAGTCTTCAGCCATCTCCTGAGGTTCAATGTGGTACAGTTCACCAGTCAGAATACATCCCAGACCCTGTTATGGATGAAGCTGAATGGTCTGATGGTTGGAAATAA
- the LOC107787109 gene encoding non-specific lipid transfer protein GPI-anchored 21-like, translating to MLVLKFLKNFQLLVSILAIVLSSQLVSGQISTACSGAMLRSFSPCINFITNGGNNSSPTSDCCRSLKYVMSNGTDCLCLIVTGNVPFRVPINRTLAVSLPKACNMAGVPLQCKASASPIPAPGPAALAPTKSPRSPPSPSPEAANVPQPFTPPLGLGPVADTTPGNPNSGLTPPSPTDSFGNPDDNSGFKPDLTPSTAPSSDRFSTFVLLAACGAMAFKFY from the exons atgtTAGTGTTAAAATTCTTAAAGAACTTTCAACTATTAGTATCAATCTTGGCTATTGTTTTAAGCAGTCAATTAGTTTCAGGGCAGATTAGTACAGCGTGTAGCGGTGCAATGTTACGTAGCTTTAGCCCTTGCATAAACTTCATTACGAATGGTGGAAACAATTCTTCACCAACTTCAGATTGTTGCAGATCTCTCAAGTATGTCATGAGTAATGGAACAGATTGTCTCTGCCTTATTGTTACTGGAAATGTTCCTTTTCGCGTACCCATTAACAGGACATTAGCAGTTTCCCTTCCCAAAGCTTGTAACATGGCTGGTGTCCCCCTCCAGTGCAAAG CGTCTGCTTCCCCTATTCCAGCTCCAG GTCCAGCTGCCTTAGCACCAACAAAATCTCCTAGGTCACCCCCATCTCCTAGTCCTGAAG CTGCCAATGTTCCTCAGCCATTCACACCTCCTTTGGGATTGGGACCAGTGGCTGATACAACACCAGGTAATCCTAATTCAGGTTTAACACCACCTTCCCCAACAGACAGCTTTGGAAACCCTGATGATAATTCAGGATTCAAGCCTGATTTGACACCATCAACGGCCCCATCTTCTGATAGATTTTCAACATTTGTTCTTCTAGCAGCCTGTGGAGCAATGGCTTTCAAGTTCTACTAA
- the LOC107787107 gene encoding non-specific lipid transfer protein GPI-anchored 5 — protein MASQRNEMGATLVVLAMIWVGVTAQESDDCTNVLVSMLPCMNYITGNSSPQFSGCCTQLSTVVDKKPECLCQVLNGGDSNINQTQASALTTACKVQTPPASRCNAGGSNSVPSSQGGSNDATSTNMAAPLSLCFLFIASYASIINMA, from the exons ATGGCAAGTCAAAGGAATGAAATGGGAGCAACCTTGGTTGTGTTGGCGATGATCTGGGTAGGAGTAACTGCTCAAGAAAGTGATGACTGCACGAACGTATTGGTCAGCATGTTACCTTGCATGAACTACATCACAGGGAACTCCTCGCCGCAATTCTCAGGTTGCTGCACGCAGCTTAGCACTGTGGTTGATAAGAAACCAGAATGCTTGTGTCAGGTCCTCAATGGGGGTGACTCCAACATTAACCAAACTCAGGCTTCGGCCCTCACTACTGCTTGCAAAGTTCAGACTCCGCCTGCTAGCCGCTGCAATG CAGGTGGTTCTAATTCAGTGCCGTCATCACAAGGTGGTTCCAACGATGCAACTTCAACCAATATGGCAGCTCCTCTTTCTTTATGCTTTCTCTTTATTGCTTCTTATGCTTCAATAATCAACATGGCCTGA
- the LOC107787106 gene encoding non-specific lipid transfer protein GPI-anchored 5, whose protein sequence is MASKRIKICMALVAIVSMISTGAMAQSKCMNAFFSMYSCLSYVTGNSKTPSSSCCSALSGVLQSQPRCLCTIANGGGSSLGVQINQTLALALPGACNLQTPPVSRCYAGNGPAMPPMPMGSSPVGSVLPTEQQILKLVHRFQARRQQGVAVPLMEAP, encoded by the exons ATGGCATCGAAAAGGATCAAAATTTGCATGGCTTTAGTTGCAATAGTGAGCATGATTTCAACAGGAGCAATGGCTCAATCCAAATGCATGAACGCATTCTTTAGCATGTATTCATGCCTTAGCTATGTCACTGGAAATTCAAAAACACCGTCTAGCTCTTGCTGTTCCGCCCTGTCTGGCGTGCTGCAGTCGCAGCCCAGGTGCCTTTGCACCATTGCTAATGGAGGCGGTTCGTCGTTGGGCGTCCAAATTAATCAAACTCTTGCACTTGCACTGCCTGGAGCATGCAACCTGCAAACTCCTCCTGTTAGTAGATGTTATG CTGGTAATGGACCGGCAATGCCTCCAATGCCAATGGGTTCTTCACCAGTGGGTTCAGTACTTCCGACAGAACAGCAGATTCTTAAACTGGTTCATCGTTTTCAG GCTCGAAGACAACAGGGAGTAGCAGTACCTCTGATGGAAGCCCCTTAA